The following proteins are encoded in a genomic region of Desulfosporosinus youngiae DSM 17734:
- a CDS encoding acyltransferase family protein, protein MEKGKLRFDCIDIFRGLTISLMLICSNPGNITNIPAQLRHADWNGATIGDFVFPFFIFSMGIVVPIAINRRLEKGISQMRIIINVLNRSIVMFLLGLILNGFPTFDLAIIRVPGVLQRIAIVYFCSALIYLLFKSIVKKDLVQIGILTLIAVLLLAIYYWLLKGLQVPGIEGLKGGLVSYIDLKYLKGHLYTPTFDPEGILSTIPALSSGIIGVVVGMIFLRRDSRFVKMTIFVCSGILLIIFAEWFNAYFPYNKQLWSSSFVLLTSGFGILVLTIFYLLTDILKIGRTLTPFKAIGASPIFVYFISEIIGRSLWQIPIKDSISGNIMTFKFWITERFISPWAHGLDSVYFSVSYALVWMAIMGFLYHKKIHIRL, encoded by the coding sequence ATGGAAAAAGGTAAATTACGTTTCGACTGTATTGATATATTTAGGGGACTTACTATATCATTAATGCTTATATGTAGTAATCCGGGGAACATCACAAATATTCCTGCACAGTTAAGGCACGCGGATTGGAACGGTGCAACGATAGGCGATTTTGTTTTCCCGTTTTTTATATTTAGCATGGGCATTGTCGTTCCTATTGCCATTAATAGGAGATTGGAAAAGGGGATAAGTCAAATGCGCATTATTATCAATGTGCTAAATCGTAGTATTGTTATGTTTCTATTAGGTTTAATTTTAAACGGGTTCCCGACCTTTGACCTTGCTATTATTAGGGTTCCGGGCGTTCTTCAACGAATAGCAATCGTATATTTTTGTTCGGCGCTTATTTACTTACTATTCAAGTCAATCGTTAAAAAAGACCTGGTGCAAATCGGTATTCTAACGCTTATAGCGGTTCTATTGCTTGCCATATACTATTGGTTATTAAAAGGCCTTCAGGTTCCCGGAATAGAAGGGCTTAAAGGCGGGCTTGTTTCCTATATCGACCTGAAATACCTTAAAGGGCATCTATACACGCCAACATTCGACCCGGAAGGTATTTTAAGTACAATCCCGGCGTTAAGTTCGGGGATTATCGGGGTTGTTGTTGGTATGATCTTTTTAAGACGGGATAGTCGCTTTGTAAAAATGACTATCTTCGTATGTAGCGGTATTTTATTGATAATCTTTGCCGAATGGTTTAATGCTTACTTTCCATATAATAAACAACTTTGGTCAAGTTCATTTGTCTTACTAACGTCGGGATTCGGTATCCTGGTATTAACTATTTTCTATTTGCTAACTGATATTTTGAAAATTGGTAGAACACTAACACCGTTCAAAGCTATTGGGGCAAGTCCAATTTTCGTTTACTTTATTTCCGAAATAATTGGAAGATCGTTATGGCAAATTCCTATAAAGGATTCTATCTCAGGTAACATTATGACCTTTAAATTCTGGATAACGGAAAGGTTTATAAGTCCTTGGGCGCATGGATTAGATTCAGTATACTTTTCTGTTTCATATGCGCTGGTGTGGATGGCGATTATGGGTTTTCTTTATCATAAGAAGATACATATTCGCCTATAG
- a CDS encoding IS110 family transposase, with the protein MQIIHPRCCGMDIHKKSITACCITPNGKEIRTFGTMTEDILELAQWVKSKGCTQAAMESTGVYWKPIYNVMELEEIQTLVVNAAHIKAVPGRKTDVKDAEWIADLLRHGLLQGSYIPDKDQRELRELVRYRKSLVNERSREVNRLDKVLQGANIKLSSVATDIMGVSGRAMLEAMLNDEEDTKVLAGLAKGKLKSKIKDLERALKGIIGNHQRLLISTQLKHIDFLTQQIESLNREIGQRMLPFEEDLEILDSIPGIARRGAEEILAEIGTDMSRFPSAAHLSSWAGMSPGNHESAGKRKSGRTNKGNKALRTALVEAANAASHTKDTYLSAKYHRLAARRGKKRAAVAVGHSILVTIYYLLKTHQMYKDLGANYIDYSKKQATIRRHLKSLESLGVNVQIVS; encoded by the coding sequence TTGCAAATCATTCATCCAAGATGTTGCGGTATGGACATTCATAAGAAGTCAATAACCGCATGTTGCATCACTCCTAACGGCAAAGAGATTCGAACCTTTGGCACCATGACAGAAGATATTTTAGAACTAGCTCAATGGGTAAAGAGTAAAGGCTGTACCCAAGCAGCTATGGAAAGCACCGGCGTGTATTGGAAACCCATTTACAATGTTATGGAATTAGAAGAGATTCAAACGTTAGTGGTCAATGCGGCACATATTAAGGCGGTTCCAGGGCGTAAGACCGATGTTAAGGATGCAGAGTGGATTGCGGATTTATTAAGGCATGGACTTTTACAGGGCAGCTATATTCCTGACAAAGATCAGCGTGAACTACGCGAGTTAGTTCGTTATCGCAAGAGTTTGGTTAATGAGCGATCCCGTGAAGTCAATCGACTGGATAAGGTCCTTCAAGGTGCTAACATCAAGCTTTCTTCCGTAGCTACCGATATCATGGGCGTTTCCGGAAGAGCTATGCTTGAAGCAATGCTTAATGATGAGGAAGACACTAAAGTCCTCGCGGGCTTAGCCAAGGGAAAGCTTAAAAGTAAGATTAAAGATCTTGAGCGGGCTCTTAAAGGAATCATCGGCAACCATCAGCGATTGCTCATTTCCACACAGCTCAAGCATATCGACTTTTTAACCCAACAGATTGAAAGTCTTAATCGGGAGATTGGTCAACGAATGCTCCCTTTTGAGGAAGACCTGGAGATATTGGATTCAATTCCCGGAATTGCTCGACGAGGTGCCGAAGAAATCCTTGCGGAAATTGGTACCGATATGAGCCGATTCCCATCGGCGGCCCATTTATCCTCGTGGGCTGGAATGTCTCCAGGTAATCACGAAAGTGCAGGAAAACGAAAGTCGGGAAGAACAAATAAAGGGAATAAAGCGTTACGAACTGCCTTAGTAGAAGCCGCGAATGCTGCATCGCATACCAAAGATACCTATTTATCCGCTAAATATCACCGCCTTGCTGCCCGAAGAGGCAAGAAACGTGCTGCCGTAGCTGTTGGACATTCTATTCTGGTTACCATTTACTATTTACTGAAAACACACCAAATGTATAAAGATTTAGGTGCCAACTATATCGATTATTCTAAAAAGCAAGCAACCATTAGGAGACATCTTAAATCACTAGAAAGTTTAGGGGTGAATGTTCAAATCGTTTCTTAA
- the hcp gene encoding hydroxylamine reductase: MSMFCYQCQETAKGTGCTIKGVCGKTENVANLQDLLIYTLKGIAVYAVQARQRYLIRKDVEKFIMESLFSTITNANFDKNRFEQRIKEGLLLREDLKQALIRVGGIIPENLPDAATWVEPASGFEKKAAAIGILATENEDIRSLRELLTYGLKGMAAYAEHAYTLEYQASGIFAFIEKALAATLDDSLEVGDLVALVLEAGKYGVDVMALLDQANTTTYGNPELTKVNIGVRSNPAILISGHDLKDLEELLIQTAGTGVDVYTHGEMLPAHYYPAFKKYDHFVGNYGNAWYKQDKEFDSFNGPIFLTTNCLVPPKDSYKDRVYTTGVVGFEGVKHIPDRADGKAKDFSALIAHAKSCPAPTEIETGEIIGGFAHNQVLALADKVVDAVKSGAIKRFFVMAGCDGRMKSRDYYTDFAKALPQDTVILTAGCAKYKYNKLNLGDIGGIPRVLDAGQCNDSYSLAVIALKLKEVFGLDDVNKLPISYNIAWYEQKAVIVLLALLHLGVKNIHLGPTLPGFLSPNVVKVLVENFGIGGISNVEDDLKMFMA, translated from the coding sequence ATGAGTATGTTTTGTTATCAGTGTCAGGAAACTGCCAAAGGAACCGGTTGCACAATCAAAGGAGTCTGTGGAAAAACCGAAAATGTCGCTAATTTGCAAGATCTTCTGATCTACACATTAAAGGGAATCGCCGTTTATGCAGTTCAGGCACGGCAACGCTATCTCATTCGTAAAGATGTTGAAAAATTCATCATGGAAAGCCTCTTTAGTACAATTACCAATGCCAACTTTGATAAAAACCGTTTTGAACAGCGTATCAAGGAAGGACTCCTGCTTCGTGAAGATCTTAAGCAAGCTCTCATTAGGGTGGGAGGTATAATTCCAGAAAACTTACCCGATGCCGCTACATGGGTGGAACCTGCCTCTGGGTTTGAAAAGAAAGCTGCTGCCATCGGCATTTTAGCCACGGAAAATGAAGATATCCGGTCTCTCAGAGAGTTGCTCACCTACGGTCTGAAAGGTATGGCCGCCTATGCGGAACACGCCTATACCCTTGAGTACCAAGCCAGCGGTATCTTCGCTTTCATCGAAAAAGCTTTGGCCGCGACTCTGGATGATTCACTTGAAGTCGGTGATCTGGTAGCTTTAGTCCTGGAAGCCGGGAAATACGGTGTGGATGTCATGGCCCTTCTGGATCAAGCCAACACCACAACTTACGGAAACCCGGAACTCACTAAAGTTAACATCGGGGTCAGAAGTAATCCGGCTATCTTGATCAGCGGTCACGACCTGAAGGATCTCGAAGAATTGCTCATTCAAACCGCGGGAACCGGCGTGGATGTTTATACCCACGGCGAAATGCTCCCGGCCCATTACTACCCGGCCTTTAAGAAGTACGATCATTTTGTCGGCAACTACGGAAATGCCTGGTATAAACAAGACAAAGAATTCGACTCCTTTAACGGACCTATTTTCTTAACCACCAACTGCCTTGTTCCTCCTAAAGATTCCTATAAAGACCGTGTCTACACCACCGGAGTAGTGGGATTTGAAGGAGTGAAACACATCCCGGACCGTGCAGACGGCAAGGCCAAAGATTTCTCCGCCCTGATTGCCCACGCCAAGAGCTGCCCGGCCCCAACGGAAATTGAAACCGGCGAAATCATCGGCGGATTTGCCCACAATCAAGTCCTGGCCCTTGCCGACAAAGTGGTGGATGCCGTAAAATCTGGAGCCATTAAGCGTTTCTTCGTTATGGCAGGGTGTGACGGCCGCATGAAGAGCAGAGACTATTACACGGATTTTGCCAAAGCCCTTCCTCAGGACACGGTGATCCTGACAGCCGGATGTGCCAAATACAAATACAATAAACTAAACCTGGGCGACATCGGCGGCATCCCCAGAGTGCTTGACGCGGGACAATGCAACGACTCCTACTCCTTAGCTGTAATCGCCTTGAAACTCAAAGAAGTCTTCGGACTCGATGATGTTAACAAGCTTCCCATTTCCTATAACATTGCCTGGTATGAGCAAAAAGCGGTTATCGTGCTGCTGGCCCTGCTTCACTTAGGCGTAAAAAATATTCATCTTGGACCAACTCTTCCGGGCTTCTTATCCCCGAATGTGGTCAAAGTCTTAGTCGAAAACTTCGGCATCGGAGGCATCTCCAATGTTGAAGATGATCTCAAAATGTTCATGGCATAA
- a CDS encoding molybdopterin-dependent oxidoreductase: MEIRIPKLSRRQFLKGTAAAGAFAGTIGTASLIQRAGAAPKQSGPQINYVRTTCSPNCTGACGMNALVEDGQVKSIIQAADYPEADYNPRGCLKGLSMTNLIYGPDRLQKPLILNGKPGSGDFKETSWPEALDYTAGRLKEIAGKYGPESIGVLFQVGGTGYVQKGAVSRLATLAGWTLHHAYDQNGDLPMFWPMTFGVQSEELEPREWHNSRYVMIFGSNILATRIPDAHFLLEGRNRGAKISVFDPNFSPTAAKADEWIKIKPSSDAAVALGLARVLIEETLYDSDFIKTFTDLPLLVRVDNGKRLKADEVKGLVKPSDIPVYREAYVAYNGQFMAVHPERLDLPADIRIEGELDVALKTGEVVKVKPAFQLLRESLAQYTPEEIEKLTEIPKDDLVRIAREMAGTKPLHVIYGAGNYQWYHGDLKGRALALLPVLTGNIGQPGAGISTYAGQYRIRFKVAEWWVPEGKKQNWLPFLYVLHGPTKTMQAKWPANGIKALVIGWGNPIDQHNMSNKLREMVENEDLELVVTTDFQMTTTCQYSHVVLPAVSWYEKTDLVATPVHPYLQLQQPAVAPLYEGKPEFWIVRELARRLNPDFEKYFYPDLEPNQAAEKVIELLLHTGGPEVAGITLEQLKKGPVRLKSEVPGGRQIPFYEQVQHKKPFPPVSLPAKLEQTAQFVKSGRIEFYKDEDLMLQAGEALPVHKPPFEESEYALNPEVRAKYQFCYVTRNAIYRVHSTHSNNVWLNELQEGKPRVWLNPEDGREKGIQEGDQVEIYNDRGTVTAYAIIDPGVGRKQAVFEQGWWSRYLTGASYNSLTYPFIKSTHELYFVPGMWSPNTAWNECLCDVRKVGDSQ, from the coding sequence ATGGAAATCAGGATTCCGAAGCTTTCCCGCCGGCAATTTCTTAAAGGGACAGCGGCTGCCGGAGCTTTCGCAGGGACGATCGGCACTGCTTCCCTGATTCAACGAGCAGGGGCTGCGCCCAAGCAAAGCGGCCCTCAGATAAACTATGTGCGCACCACCTGTTCTCCCAACTGTACCGGGGCCTGTGGAATGAATGCCCTTGTCGAAGACGGTCAGGTTAAGTCAATTATTCAAGCCGCCGATTATCCTGAGGCTGACTATAATCCGCGGGGGTGTCTGAAAGGGCTTTCCATGACGAACCTGATCTATGGTCCGGACCGGCTGCAGAAGCCCCTTATACTAAATGGAAAACCCGGTTCAGGTGATTTTAAGGAGACTTCCTGGCCTGAAGCCTTGGATTATACTGCCGGAAGATTGAAGGAAATTGCCGGCAAGTATGGTCCGGAATCCATCGGTGTGCTTTTTCAGGTGGGGGGGACCGGGTATGTGCAAAAAGGGGCAGTCAGCCGCTTAGCGACCTTAGCCGGCTGGACCTTGCATCATGCCTACGATCAAAACGGAGACTTGCCCATGTTTTGGCCAATGACCTTTGGGGTCCAAAGTGAAGAACTTGAGCCTCGGGAATGGCATAACTCCCGCTATGTCATGATTTTTGGCTCGAATATCTTAGCAACCCGGATACCTGATGCCCACTTTCTCCTTGAAGGGAGGAATCGCGGTGCCAAGATCTCGGTTTTTGATCCTAACTTCAGCCCTACAGCAGCAAAAGCGGATGAATGGATTAAGATTAAACCCAGCAGTGACGCTGCGGTTGCCTTAGGGTTGGCCCGGGTGCTGATCGAAGAGACTCTATACGATTCTGACTTCATTAAAACCTTCACAGATCTTCCGCTTCTTGTACGCGTCGATAATGGCAAACGTTTAAAGGCTGATGAGGTCAAAGGTCTTGTTAAACCATCTGATATTCCGGTTTACCGGGAAGCTTATGTTGCTTATAACGGACAGTTTATGGCAGTACATCCGGAAAGACTTGACCTGCCCGCAGATATAAGAATTGAGGGTGAACTGGATGTTGCTCTTAAAACAGGAGAAGTGGTAAAAGTCAAACCTGCCTTCCAATTACTAAGAGAAAGTCTCGCCCAATACACTCCGGAAGAGATTGAAAAATTAACAGAGATCCCCAAAGATGATCTGGTCCGTATCGCTCGTGAAATGGCGGGAACGAAACCGCTTCATGTCATCTATGGAGCAGGTAATTATCAGTGGTATCATGGGGATCTAAAGGGGAGAGCTTTAGCTTTGCTGCCGGTTCTCACTGGAAATATCGGACAGCCCGGTGCGGGAATTTCTACATATGCAGGTCAGTACAGAATCCGCTTCAAGGTTGCAGAATGGTGGGTTCCGGAAGGCAAAAAGCAAAATTGGCTGCCATTTCTCTATGTTCTGCACGGTCCCACCAAAACCATGCAAGCCAAGTGGCCTGCTAATGGTATTAAAGCCCTGGTAATAGGGTGGGGAAATCCCATTGATCAGCACAACATGTCTAATAAGCTGCGTGAAATGGTAGAAAATGAGGATTTGGAATTGGTTGTGACCACAGATTTTCAAATGACTACGACCTGTCAGTATAGCCATGTGGTTTTACCTGCGGTGTCTTGGTATGAAAAAACGGATCTGGTGGCTACTCCGGTTCACCCCTACCTTCAACTCCAGCAGCCGGCGGTCGCCCCCCTTTATGAGGGAAAACCAGAGTTTTGGATTGTACGGGAACTGGCCAGACGTCTCAATCCGGATTTTGAAAAATACTTTTACCCGGACCTGGAGCCTAATCAGGCGGCGGAAAAGGTTATTGAGCTTTTACTCCATACAGGGGGACCTGAGGTCGCCGGTATTACTCTGGAACAACTTAAAAAAGGTCCGGTACGCTTGAAGTCCGAAGTCCCCGGAGGACGGCAGATACCCTTCTACGAACAGGTCCAGCATAAAAAGCCGTTTCCGCCGGTCAGTCTGCCCGCTAAACTTGAGCAAACCGCACAATTCGTGAAGAGCGGGAGGATAGAATTCTACAAAGACGAAGATCTCATGCTTCAGGCGGGTGAGGCCTTACCCGTGCATAAACCTCCCTTTGAGGAGAGTGAGTATGCTTTAAATCCTGAAGTCCGGGCAAAGTATCAATTCTGCTACGTTACCCGGAATGCCATTTACCGGGTGCATTCCACACATTCTAATAATGTTTGGCTGAATGAACTTCAAGAGGGAAAGCCGAGAGTTTGGCTTAATCCCGAAGATGGCCGGGAAAAGGGGATTCAAGAAGGGGATCAGGTCGAAATCTATAATGACCGCGGGACAGTTACGGCTTATGCGATTATCGATCCGGGGGTCGGCAGAAAACAAGCAGTCTTTGAGCAAGGATGGTGGAGCCGTTATTTAACCGGGGCATCCTACAACTCCTTAACCTATCCCTTTATTAAATCCACTCATGAACTATATTTTGTTCCGGGAATGTGGTCGCCAAACACGGCTTGGAATGAATGCCTTTGTGATGTAAGAAAGGTGGGGGATAGTCAATGA
- a CDS encoding 4Fe-4S dicluster domain-containing protein → MRLGMVIDLDRCIGCRSCAVACKSHNAQPPGTWWNRVFTPGASFHQAAVGKNGAMQMDYLPVSCQMCDNPACQKVCPSGATYTDERGVVLIDYERCIGCRYCIAACPYGVRQYNWEDPKKAKNRVGYKKDYEYGYPADFRDKDGRLVFTPNRPVGVAEKCTFCAQYTSRGEEPACVQGCPGKVRIFGDLDDPASEVSQLIKKRPTFRLKEELGTSPKVFYLAPAKPIR, encoded by the coding sequence ATGAGATTAGGAATGGTGATTGACTTAGACCGCTGTATCGGCTGCCGGTCCTGTGCGGTGGCCTGCAAATCCCACAATGCTCAGCCGCCCGGGACTTGGTGGAATAGGGTTTTCACGCCTGGGGCTTCATTTCATCAAGCCGCCGTCGGAAAAAACGGAGCCATGCAAATGGACTATCTGCCTGTTTCTTGTCAGATGTGCGATAATCCCGCCTGCCAAAAAGTTTGTCCATCAGGGGCTACCTATACGGATGAACGGGGTGTGGTGCTGATCGATTATGAGCGCTGTATAGGGTGCCGGTACTGTATTGCAGCCTGTCCCTATGGAGTCCGCCAATATAACTGGGAAGATCCGAAAAAGGCCAAAAACAGGGTGGGATATAAAAAGGACTATGAATATGGCTACCCCGCTGATTTCCGGGATAAAGACGGCAGGCTGGTATTCACCCCGAATCGGCCGGTCGGAGTTGCAGAAAAATGTACCTTCTGTGCCCAATACACTTCCAGAGGGGAAGAACCGGCCTGTGTTCAGGGTTGTCCGGGGAAGGTTCGGATTTTTGGAGATCTTGATGATCCAGCCTCAGAGGTCAGTCAACTGATCAAAAAACGGCCAACCTTTCGCTTGAAAGAGGAATTGGGCACTTCGCCCAAAGTATTCTATCTGGCCCCCGCGAAACCGATACGCTAA
- the nrfD gene encoding NrfD/PsrC family molybdoenzyme membrane anchor subunit, protein MKKSSLLLGLAAAIILVSLSAWIYQVNNGLIVTNLRNSFSWGLYIATFAFFVGVAAGGLIISSSVYLFNIEKLKPFTRIASLSAFASILGAGAMILPDMGRVDRVWNIFVYPNFKSPLVWDVIVISAYLLITFLSVYVQLLPDWKEEGRGLLNGWTKTHSQDYVNQFSKKWSKRVALVGLPVAILIHTVTALIFATQASRGWWNTAVLPPDFVSVAVASGTALVLVIALLAVGKEQFEEYKGAFQTMALIISGSLVVHFFFVSMDLITHGWWGNPEGREILSLLFGHYGFLYATELLLPAFTMMFFFIKKDKYSYRSLIMGSLLLFIGVFAHRLMLMFPAFNAIPLSLAIPGAGIESWAYPVAVGQLREGMPVFVSSWNYTPTLIEYAVALLPFGLVLFVVTAALRMYNFLPQKRVM, encoded by the coding sequence ATGAAAAAGAGCAGTTTACTATTGGGCCTGGCCGCAGCCATCATTCTGGTGAGTCTTTCGGCTTGGATTTATCAAGTGAATAACGGTTTAATCGTCACAAATTTACGAAATTCATTCAGCTGGGGTTTATATATTGCAACCTTTGCCTTTTTTGTAGGGGTAGCGGCCGGGGGACTAATTATATCCTCTTCGGTTTATCTCTTTAATATTGAAAAGCTTAAACCATTTACCCGCATCGCATCTCTCTCAGCCTTTGCCAGTATTCTGGGTGCCGGGGCCATGATTCTGCCGGATATGGGCCGGGTGGATCGGGTTTGGAATATCTTTGTTTACCCGAATTTTAAATCCCCTTTGGTTTGGGATGTTATTGTTATCTCAGCTTACCTTCTTATTACGTTCTTAAGCGTCTATGTTCAGCTTTTGCCGGATTGGAAAGAGGAGGGACGAGGGCTTCTCAATGGGTGGACTAAAACACACTCCCAAGACTATGTCAACCAGTTCTCCAAAAAATGGTCAAAGCGCGTAGCGCTGGTCGGCTTACCCGTGGCCATTTTAATTCACACAGTAACAGCGCTGATCTTTGCAACCCAGGCATCCCGTGGGTGGTGGAACACAGCGGTGCTGCCTCCGGACTTTGTTTCAGTGGCGGTTGCCTCCGGTACGGCCCTGGTTCTGGTAATTGCTCTGCTGGCCGTAGGAAAAGAACAGTTTGAAGAGTATAAGGGAGCGTTTCAAACCATGGCATTAATTATCTCAGGGTCCTTAGTGGTGCATTTTTTCTTCGTTTCTATGGATTTAATCACCCATGGCTGGTGGGGGAACCCTGAGGGAAGGGAAATCCTGTCTCTTCTTTTCGGGCACTACGGATTTCTCTACGCCACAGAATTACTGCTGCCGGCCTTCACCATGATGTTCTTTTTTATCAAGAAGGATAAGTATAGTTACCGGTCCCTGATCATGGGAAGTCTGCTCCTGTTTATCGGAGTATTTGCCCACCGCTTGATGCTGATGTTCCCGGCTTTTAATGCTATTCCCCTTTCTTTAGCTATTCCGGGAGCGGGGATAGAAAGTTGGGCATATCCCGTGGCAGTTGGTCAGCTTCGGGAAGGCATGCCGGTCTTTGTAAGTTCATGGAACTACACTCCAACATTAATTGAATATGCCGTCGCCCTTTTACCCTTCGGTTTAGTACTTTTTGTCGTCACAGCAGCCCTGAGGATGTATAATTTTTTACCGCAAAAACGGGTTATGTAA
- a CDS encoding superoxide dismutase encodes MQYLRVPIGQHRLPGLPYSYQALQPVISAGLLEIHHNQHHKSYVEGLNKAELKLAEARHKRDYSLIKHWEREIAFHGSGHILHSIYWTSMAPMGNRWETPGSQTHKFILDSFGSFISFQEQFSEAAINVEGSGWSVLVWQPGWGRLEILAVEKHQNCFQAGGIPLLVMDVWEHAYYLDYLWKRKDYVWSWWQIVNWSAVERRLALAVSGQMPLVISQS; translated from the coding sequence ATGCAGTACTTAAGGGTTCCTATCGGACAGCACAGATTACCGGGATTACCTTATTCATACCAGGCGCTTCAGCCTGTTATCAGTGCCGGATTGCTGGAAATTCACCATAATCAGCATCATAAATCCTATGTAGAAGGTCTGAATAAAGCGGAGCTTAAGCTCGCTGAAGCACGGCATAAAAGAGATTACAGCCTGATCAAGCATTGGGAGCGGGAAATTGCTTTTCATGGTTCCGGTCATATTCTGCACAGCATTTATTGGACCTCAATGGCTCCCATGGGGAATCGCTGGGAAACTCCGGGGTCTCAGACTCATAAGTTTATCCTTGATTCGTTCGGCAGCTTTATTTCCTTTCAGGAACAGTTCAGTGAGGCTGCTATAAATGTGGAAGGGTCGGGCTGGAGTGTATTAGTTTGGCAGCCCGGCTGGGGACGCCTAGAAATCCTGGCTGTTGAGAAACATCAGAATTGCTTTCAGGCAGGCGGTATCCCGCTGCTGGTCATGGATGTCTGGGAGCATGCTTATTATCTGGATTATCTATGGAAACGTAAAGATTATGTATGGTCCTGGTGGCAGATTGTTAATTGGAGTGCAGTAGAAAGAAGGCTGGCCCTTGCTGTGTCAGGACAGATGCCCCTGGTAATTAGTCAGAGTTAG
- a CDS encoding heavy metal-binding domain-containing protein, giving the protein MILTTTPSIEGRKITSYFGVITGEAIMGANIMRDIFASITDIIGGRSGAYEEKLQQARQVALQELEERALRLGANAVVGIDLDYEVVGQSGSMLMVSASGTAVRIE; this is encoded by the coding sequence ATGATCCTAACAACCACGCCGTCAATCGAGGGTCGAAAAATCACATCCTATTTCGGTGTCATTACCGGGGAAGCTATTATGGGCGCTAACATTATGCGGGATATTTTTGCCAGTATTACGGATATTATTGGCGGGCGTTCCGGTGCGTATGAAGAAAAATTACAACAAGCCCGGCAAGTAGCTTTGCAGGAATTAGAGGAACGAGCCCTACGCTTAGGGGCTAACGCGGTCGTAGGAATTGATCTGGATTATGAGGTAGTCGGCCAAAGCGGCAGTATGTTAATGGTCAGTGCTTCAGGTACAGCAGTGCGCATAGAATAG
- a CDS encoding metallophosphoesterase family protein — MRRLLLLLCIMIVSGLSLFNNETFVPPDKAANSQASSYSLVFAVIGDVHANTDSLEKAIRDLHTINPELNALIFNGDTVDQGIKKQYDALEKTLLKTNSMLPKTIIKNIGNHEFFNYDIEINSPQDVRDFINRYLEFADVDKVYHDTWVNGYHFISLGSEDGNSQTLDSIRAYISDEQRKWLTGKLAENYVPGKPIFVFLHQPLNSNPSSGWVGSDQSEEIRKILAQYPEVILFSSHTHADLTEKSVVLNQPFTKVHTGAIHYTIVRHAQEQSRTREPFIKGLYVEVMGNKVIIKGRNMKDQSWIFTQEINGVSAQSSA; from the coding sequence ATGAGAAGACTTTTATTGTTGCTTTGTATTATGATTGTATCCGGGCTGTCTCTATTTAATAATGAAACGTTCGTACCCCCTGACAAGGCCGCCAACTCACAAGCATCTTCCTATAGTCTCGTTTTTGCAGTTATAGGAGATGTTCATGCCAATACGGACAGTCTTGAGAAAGCGATTAGAGATCTCCATACTATCAACCCGGAGTTGAATGCCCTGATATTCAATGGAGATACTGTCGATCAAGGGATTAAGAAGCAATATGATGCCCTGGAAAAGACGCTGCTTAAAACTAATTCCATGCTGCCGAAAACGATCATCAAAAACATAGGAAATCATGAGTTTTTCAACTATGATATAGAAATAAACAGTCCTCAGGATGTCAGGGACTTTATAAACCGTTATCTGGAATTTGCTGATGTGGATAAGGTCTATCATGACACTTGGGTCAATGGATACCATTTCATATCTTTAGGGTCAGAAGATGGAAATTCTCAAACCCTTGATTCGATAAGAGCCTATATTTCTGATGAACAGCGGAAGTGGCTGACCGGAAAACTGGCTGAGAACTATGTACCGGGCAAGCCAATCTTTGTCTTTCTTCATCAGCCTCTGAATAGTAATCCTAGCAGCGGGTGGGTTGGATCTGATCAGAGTGAAGAGATTAGAAAAATCTTAGCTCAATATCCGGAGGTTATACTATTCTCATCCCATACCCATGCTGATTTGACAGAGAAAAGTGTTGTCTTAAACCAGCCTTTTACCAAGGTTCATACAGGTGCCATACATTACACCATTGTACGGCACGCTCAAGAGCAGAGCAGAACGAGAGAGCCTTTTATAAAAGGCTTATATGTTGAAGTTATGGGAAACAAAGTTATTATAAAAGGAAGAAATATGAAAGATCAGTCATGGATCTTTACCCAAGAGATTAATGGTGTGAGTGCCCAATCATCAGCATAG